The genomic DNA AAATACGTCGCATAGCCCGAAGTCGGTGGCCCCAGTGCTGTCCCCAGCGGCAGTGCCGGGGCTCATTCGTTCTCATTGACTTATCATCGCGTACCTCCGGGAGCAAAGCGGAGGCGGGCGATCTGCTCATCGCTCAGACGCGGCGCAGCGTCGACGAGGGCCTCGCGGAGGACCTTCACGCGCTTGCCCGTTTTGAATGCGGGCAGTTTGTCCTGGGCGATCCATGAACGGAGAGTGGAGTATGCCCCGAAACCTTCAGCGACGATTTCTTGGAGCGTGAGGTAACGCGTCCGCTCGGACGCGGAGGAGTACGTTCCCATGAGGGTCTCCAGACAGAGTGAACTGTCCGGAGACGGGGGGTATTTTGTCCGGCTTGCTTATCCCGGTCGCCGTGCGCGATGCTCCACTGGACTCCCGAAGAGCCGCTGTGCCTTACGGGAGAAGTCATTCCCAGCCGGGTCGTCTGTTCATAGACTTCGACGTGATTTCAGTGCTACCTGACGCTGACTAGGCGCCACTCAACACTGTCCACGCCTCACTTACAAGCGGCTCGCGTCTTGTCGCAAAGAAGCTAACGCGATTCTGGCAGGTCCTGTCAAACAGGCGCAATTAGCGTCGCGCTTCGACTTGCTTCGAGACGGCAGTCATGTTCGACACGAGGCGGGCGTCCTAGTTATGACAATAGAGCAACAGAATGACTACTGTAGTCACTTGTGCAAATATAATCTCTATGTCTATGATGAGCCTGTTGACACAGGCATCGACGTGGATGCCAAGAAGACCTTCAATGGTGAGGAGTTTTCAATGGAGGCACAGGTTCCCACCCTCGACGCGCTGGCTCTATCCGAGCCGACCAATCTGCACGGTCCCGTGATTTCCGCTGATGGAGTCAATGGATATGCCCAGATGCCCTACCTGCCGGATTTACTTAAGTGGGTTCATTTCGGAACCGAAGGTGATCACCCGAAGTCCTGGGGGCTCATGGGTGGTGGTGTTGGGCCGGGCCTGGGCGCGGTTGTCCTATTTGTCCCGATCATTGATGGGACTGCATTCCCTCCGAACGAACGCACTCCAAATCGAAAGCAAGAGATCTCGTGGTACCTGGCTGACGGATATCAGCCGTCACCTATTTCCGAGTGGGATGCGAACTGTATCCATATGCGAATCCAACACTTTTCGATTCGTACGATGGACAGAACATCGACCGTTGTACATTCAAGCGTTCAGATGACAAATCGTTCCGACACCACCCTCGAGATGAAGCTCGCGGTGAACTCCTCGCCGAAACTCATGGTCCCACTGTCGATCCAGCCAACCGAGTCCTCAAATTTCGACATGATGTTCTCTGTCGCCATCGAATCGGGCAAGACGATCGAAATTGAATTTGTTGCCCATGCAGCAGGGAGGTCCCTGGATTTTGAGCAGCTCGCAAATCAGGGCCGGTTCTCGCAAGAGTACGCGCGACTCTGCAAGGAAAATGATGAGCGAATCGCCCAACTCGCCCATCCTGTGACATTGCCGAATCAAGGCGTTGCGAACATGTACAAAGCAATCCAGATTCAGCTCTGGGGTCTGATCACCGACACACCAAATGGGGATCGGGAAATCCGAGCTGGCGCACCAAATCCGGGGCGTCTTGAAAGCTATGACCGGACATTCCCACACGATGTTCCAAACTATGTTGATCAGTTCATTCGCGAGGGTGATTACGAGTTAGGCTTGGCAATTCTTGAGTCCAGCTACTATCAGGTCCTCAATTCGTCCGACATTTCCGACTGGGGAAACCTTAACTACATGGATACCATCGGAAAGTGGATCCTTCCCTATGCTCAATACCTCCAAAACACAGGGAACACGGATTACTTCACTGATGAAGTCATGGATATCCTCCACAGATGGGCGAAAAACCTCCACGACTGTCGTGAATGGGATGATGAGGAACATCGCGGACTCATTCGCAAGGGTGAAGACTTTGAGAATTGGGCGGAAGACGGTGATTTCCTCCTCTGCGATAACTGGGCAGCTCTTCACGGATTGCAGGCATATACGTACATCTGCGAAACGATGGGACAACTTGACCGAGCAACCTGGGCGCAAAAGGAAATGGAATCGATTAACGATGCTGTCAATCGGTGCCTTGACTCCATGATGAAACGGCGTGGAACAGACTACTACTGGGGTGCCTTCGATGACGTCTCGTTCAAGCGCTACACCCGAGGATCCTTCTACGCCTGGGTGCCCTATGCCGGTGCTCTTTCAACATTCCCCTGGGGCGCACGCCTCAAAGGGTGTCATCTCGGTGGAACGTGGAAAGACTACTTCGACGCTTCGATCACGTGGTCTCTGAGCGAACGCGATCGGCGAGTTATTCCCGAAGGGTCGTGGGGTGCGTGGTGGGGACACGTGACATATGGATCGACATACAACGCGGCAGCGGGGGTTCAGTGCCTATTTTCGGATGAACATCGGACTCAGAGCCTGGGAAATGTCGAGTTTCTCTACGAGAATCAGTGCGCACCGAACCAATGGTCCGAGGCATTTGAATTCAAAGGCGAAGGTCAGTGGCCAGGTATGTATCTTCCGCAGGAGTCCTACGGAAACTATGAGTCATGGGGCACCTCATTTACGAAGCAGTCAACCCTGCAATCCTGCGTATCGGTTACTGTTGATGGAACCGTGATCATTGGTCGTGGTATCCCTGACCGGTGGCTCAAACCCGGAGATGTCATTGAGTGGGCGAACGTCAACATCAATAACGGAAAGATAGTGAATTTCAGAAT from Schaalia sp. ZJ405 includes the following:
- a CDS encoding helix-turn-helix domain-containing protein, whose translation is MGTYSSASERTRYLTLQEIVAEGFGAYSTLRSWIAQDKLPAFKTGKRVKVLREALVDAAPRLSDEQIARLRFAPGGTR